From Perognathus longimembris pacificus isolate PPM17 chromosome 4, ASM2315922v1, whole genome shotgun sequence, one genomic window encodes:
- the Hes6 gene encoding transcription cofactor HES-6 isoform X2, producing the protein MAPSRAPGRDRAGREAEQGWEALGNRKARKPLVEKKRRARINGSLRELRLLLAGAEVQAKLENAEVLELTSASSCRQRRASASRRATSSACTRCTRSCPRARPSTPPSRPSS; encoded by the exons ATGGCTCCGTCTCGGGCGCCCGGCCGGGACCGTGCGGGCCGCGAAGCCGAGCAAGGCTGGGAGGCGCTGGGAAACCGCAAG GCCCGGAAGCCCCTGGTGGAGAAGAAGCGGCGCGCGCGGATCAACGGGAGCCTGCGGGAACTGCGGCTGCTGCTGGCGGGCGCCGAG GTGCAGGCCAAGCTGGAGAACGCTGAGGTGCTGGAGCTGACT AGCGCGAGCAGCTGCAGGCAGAGGCGAGCGAGCGCTTCGCGGCGGGCTACATCCAGTGCATGCACGAGGTGCACACGTTCGTGTCCACGTGCCAGGCCATCGACGCCACCGTCTCGGCCGAGCTCCTGA